TTGAAATCGCAAATTGGCTGAACTTCTCGAGAGTCTGCACCAATTCGCATCAGTACCCTTTTGCATAAAAGAGTTATTTATTGAATATTTCATCATTATAGGGTTTGTTTTTGTTAATCACGAGTCGCTATTGTGCAGATATCGGGGTAATGAGCGGAGCGGTGCTTTACATCGAGGACAACCTAAGTATCTCGACGACCCAGGTGGAGATCTTGGTGGGATGTCTGAATATTTGCTCTCTGATTGGATCTCTGGCCTCCGGCAAGACATCCGACTGGTTGGGCCGGCGATACACCATTGTTCTCGCGGCAGTCACATTTCTCGCCGGCGCAATCCTAATGGGTCTCGCTCCTTCGTTCACGGTCCTTCTCGCCGGGAGGGTGGTGGCCGGAATCGGAGTCGGGTACTCCCTCATGATTGCCCCCGTCTACAGTGCGGAGCTCTCGCCGGCGATGACCAGAGGGCTCCTCACTTCGCTCCCCGAAGTCTTCATCACCGGAGGAATTCTCCTGGGTTACGTCTTCAATTTGGCTCTGTCAGGTCTCCCGCGGCACATAAACTGGAGATTAATGCTAGGTCTTTCTGGAATTCCGGCGATTGCAATAGCCCTGGGCGTAATTGCCATGCCGGAGTCTCCCCGGTGGCTCGTGATGCAGGGCAGATTGGGGGAAGCGAGGCAAGTTCTGATCAAAACCTCCGAAACCGAGGAAGAGGCCGAATTAAGGCTCCAAGAAATAAGCAAAGCTGCTGCCGATGCAAATAAGTCGAGCCCAACTGGTGAAATTGAAACCAGTTTGTCGTCTACCCATAAATCTTCTTCGGCAAGCAAGTGGCGAGGGCAAGGGGTTTGGAAGGAGCTTCTGCTAAAACCCTCTCCACCCATTCGACGGATTCTGATCGCCGCCATCGGAATAAACTTCTTCATGCAAGCCTCCGGCAACGACGCCGTCATATACTACTGCCCGGAAGTGTTCAGAGCAGCCGGGATTCACGACCGGAGACGCCTCGTCGGGGTGACGGTGATAATGGGCCTCGCGAAGACGTCTTTCGTTTTGGTCTCGGCCTTGTACCTGGACCGGTTCGGGCGGAGGCCCCTGCTATTGTTGGGCTCGGCGGGGATGGCAGTATCGCTGGGGGTGCTGGGTCTGGGCTCGATGTTTCTGGGGCGGTCGGAAGCAAAGCCGACGTGGGCGATAGTGCTGTGCGTGATAGCGGTATGCGCGGACGTGTCTTTTTTTTCGATCGGGCTGGGGCCCATAACGTGGGTGTACTCGTCGGAGATATTTCCGATGAGGCTGAGGGCCCAGGGGGCCAGCCTGGCGGTGTCGGTTAACAGGGTGGTAAGCGGCGTCGTATCGATGACATTTCTGAGCGTGTCGAAAAGGATAAGCTTTGGGGGAATGTTTATGGTGCTGGGGGGGATAATGGTGGTGGCCACGCTTTTCTTTTACTACTATCTTCCTGAAACGAAAGGGAAGAGCTTAGAAGAGATTGGGGACCTCTTTGAAGATGGAGATGGGAGACATCCCAGAATGGAGTTGCGTGTGAGATAGAGATTGATTTGGTATttgttgtttgtgtgtgtgtgtgtgtatgtgtgtgtgtgtgtgtgtgagagagagagagagagagagagagagagagagagagagaagtccTTTTTGAGATTGGATATTGAATGGGTCTTAGAATGGAGGCATGGACCAAAATTTTTGGATCTTCATGAAATAGTTGGGagtaaaacatgaaagttgtatccTATTAAAATGACATCATGAGGAAATTATAGTTGGTTTGTAcgaggaaagaaagaaaggcagtgatgattcttggatcaagTCTCATCCCATAAATAAAACCAAGTTTTACATATGAAAATTGCATGGGTTACATTTAGGGTATTGCTGTTGTAGACACAACCCGTGATGGTCATAAATGATACATTTATGAGAAGCATTTAAAGAAAATTGGTATTGGTGGAAAAATCCCGTGATGGAAAAGAGGAGTTTCAtgccctaaaaaatatttatattatatatatacatatattgttgagaattccacttgtgagtttgttt
This window of the Malania oleifera isolate guangnan ecotype guangnan chromosome 6, ASM2987363v1, whole genome shotgun sequence genome carries:
- the LOC131157176 gene encoding probable polyol transporter 6: MTEEREAFHTQMAFAGSRMEVTEELESQKHQKAEDHGGRVSSPPRKPRLNKYALSGALLASTNSILLGYDIGVMSGAVLYIEDNLSISTTQVEILVGCLNICSLIGSLASGKTSDWLGRRYTIVLAAVTFLAGAILMGLAPSFTVLLAGRVVAGIGVGYSLMIAPVYSAELSPAMTRGLLTSLPEVFITGGILLGYVFNLALSGLPRHINWRLMLGLSGIPAIAIALGVIAMPESPRWLVMQGRLGEARQVLIKTSETEEEAELRLQEISKAAADANKSSPTGEIETSLSSTHKSSSASKWRGQGVWKELLLKPSPPIRRILIAAIGINFFMQASGNDAVIYYCPEVFRAAGIHDRRRLVGVTVIMGLAKTSFVLVSALYLDRFGRRPLLLLGSAGMAVSLGVLGLGSMFLGRSEAKPTWAIVLCVIAVCADVSFFSIGLGPITWVYSSEIFPMRLRAQGASLAVSVNRVVSGVVSMTFLSVSKRISFGGMFMVLGGIMVVATLFFYYYLPETKGKSLEEIGDLFEDGDGRHPRMELRVR